From the Amycolatopsis thermoflava N1165 genome, one window contains:
- a CDS encoding aminodeoxychorismate synthase component I — protein MLLLLDERARNRGIGTAAGLCGEWFGSQAVLAPEVQLRPVTDPFEVPDRQPRVEAPEGVVGGGWFGYLSYDLTDPSGRRTALPEAVWGWADHVLRLDADGWWWFESLGGPDLAAEFADLLSRAAPSPAWQAGPLHRPLPAEHGDAVKACVHAIEAGELFQANICTRFEGTFEGSPAALFAQGVRGLQPRRAAFLTGEWGSVVSLSPELFLARHGDQVRSTPIKGTLPRRGPADDVLARRLRESVKDVAENVMITDLVRNDLGRVCAVGSVRVPELLRVRPAPGVWHLESTVAGRVVTSDAELLAATFPPGSVTGAPKIRALELIAELEPRPRGVYTGAVGLASPVAGLELNVAIRTFEVHGGSIALGVGGGITADSDAEAEWQECLHKAAPLEALLT, from the coding sequence GTGCTGCTCCTCCTCGACGAGCGCGCCCGCAACCGGGGGATCGGCACGGCGGCCGGTCTGTGCGGCGAGTGGTTCGGCTCCCAGGCGGTGCTGGCGCCCGAGGTCCAGCTCCGCCCGGTCACCGACCCGTTCGAGGTGCCGGACCGGCAACCGCGGGTCGAGGCTCCGGAGGGGGTCGTCGGCGGTGGCTGGTTCGGATATCTCTCCTACGACCTGACCGACCCGTCCGGCCGCCGCACGGCGCTGCCCGAGGCGGTGTGGGGCTGGGCCGACCACGTCCTGCGGCTGGACGCGGACGGCTGGTGGTGGTTCGAATCGCTCGGGGGCCCGGACCTGGCGGCGGAGTTCGCGGACCTGCTGAGCCGGGCGGCGCCGTCCCCGGCCTGGCAGGCGGGGCCGTTACACCGTCCGCTGCCCGCCGAACACGGCGACGCGGTGAAGGCGTGCGTGCACGCCATCGAGGCCGGCGAGCTGTTCCAGGCCAACATCTGCACACGCTTCGAGGGCACGTTCGAGGGCTCGCCCGCCGCGTTGTTCGCGCAGGGAGTGCGCGGGTTGCAGCCGCGCCGGGCCGCGTTCCTCACCGGCGAGTGGGGCAGTGTCGTGTCGTTGTCGCCCGAGCTGTTCCTCGCCCGCCACGGCGACCAGGTCCGTTCGACGCCGATCAAGGGCACGCTGCCCCGGCGCGGCCCGGCGGACGACGTGCTGGCGCGACGGCTGCGCGAGTCGGTCAAGGACGTGGCCGAGAACGTGATGATCACCGACCTGGTGCGCAACGACCTCGGCCGGGTGTGCGCGGTGGGCAGCGTGCGGGTGCCCGAGCTGCTGCGGGTGCGGCCGGCGCCCGGCGTGTGGCACCTGGAGTCGACCGTGGCGGGGCGGGTGGTCACGTCGGACGCGGAGTTGCTGGCCGCGACCTTCCCGCCCGGCTCGGTGACGGGCGCGCCGAAGATCCGGGCGCTGGAGCTGATCGCGGAGCTGGAGCCGCGGCCGCGCGGGGTCTACACGGGCGCGGTCGGTCTGGCGTCGCCGGTGGCCGGGCTGGAGCTGAACGTCGCGATCCGCACTTTCGAGGTGCACGGCGGTTCGATCGCGCTCGGGGTCGGCGGCGGCATCACCGCGGATTCGGACGCGGAGGCAGAATGGCAGGAATGCCTGCACAAAGCCGCCCCGCTGGAAGCGCTGCTCACCTGA